A genomic segment from Necator americanus strain Aroian chromosome III, whole genome shotgun sequence encodes:
- a CDS encoding hypothetical protein (NECATOR_CHRIII.G12805.T1) gives MNVFSSASTLTVSGKLKRYHLHYHRRHHHQYHHRHRLPPLPPSTSPSPPPLAPPPPPSPPPLSSPSPPLLPPSTSPSSSPPPPSSPAPPLPPLPPPPPPSPSSPLLPPPPLPAPSPSPPAPPPPPSPPPLPPPPSPPPPPPPSPSSPLLPPPPLPAPSPSPPAPPPPPSPPPLPPPPSPPPPPPPSPSSPLLPPPTSPPPPLPAPPPPPSPPPLPPPTSPRWFFV, from the coding sequence TTACCACCTCCACTACCACCGTCGTCACCACCACCAGTACCACCACCGTCACCGTCTTCCTCCACTACCACCATCAACGTCACCATCACCGCCACCACTAgcaccgccaccgccaccatCACCACCTCCACTATCGTCACCGTCACCACCTCTACTACCACCATCAACGTCACCATCAtcatcaccaccaccaccgtcaTCACCAGCACCACCACTACCACCactaccaccaccaccaccaccgtcaCCGTCATCACCTCTACTACCACCACCGCCACTACCAGCACCATCACCGTCACCACCagcaccaccaccgccaccatcACCACCTCCactaccaccaccaccgtcaccaccaccaccaccaccaccgtcaCCGTCATCACCTCTACTACCACCACCGCCACTACCAGCACCATCACCGTCACCACCagcaccaccaccgccaccatcACCACCTCCactaccaccaccaccgtcaccaccaccaccaccaccaccgtcaCCGTCATCACCTCTACTACCACCACCAACgtcaccaccaccgccactaCCAGCACCACCGCCGCCACCGTCACCACCTCCACTACCACCACCAACGTCACCAAGatggttttttgtttga
- a CDS encoding hypothetical protein (NECATOR_CHRIII.G12806.T2), translated as MDADIGLIPQAVEEYVIPDGSLVGPGDGVEIVPSSEFVTPLSPTKRFGARLAEDAMIPPESPDMKFARDRLGTLLTSIRQGDAPFLNTCEKKQIIEPAELRRGPGRPRKIQNKDKQVVFELRGKPFSLRDGHADSMYQLCRAWMRGKDSEPPEPQPVIAPPGDTSLDLLVMRDIVALPRARSPYPEESEWPDKTNIDKFDSKIDPNNMAALRQEYARHWKQVKAGWRAHTRRHTNCPSTTDLLPTITYISLFSSSHIYSHFYDT; from the exons ATGGATGCGGATATTGGCCTTATTCCGCAAGCGGTGGAGGAGTACGTGATTCCGGATGGATCCTTAGTCGGTCCAGGGGATGGTGTAGAAATTGTGCCATCCAGTGAATTCGTCACACCGTTGTCGCCAACGAAACGCTTCGG CGCACGCTTAGCCGAAGacgcgatgatcccacctgAGTCGCCCGACATGAAATTTGCTCGTGATCGCCTTGGAACACTTTTGACGTCAATTCGGCAAGGAGATGCGCCATTTCTAAATAcatgtgaaaagaaacaaat TATTGAACCAGCAGAACTTCGACGAGGTCCTGGACGtccgagaaaaattcaaaataaggaCAAAC aagttgtgTTTGAATTACGTGGAAAGCCATTCAGTCTTAGAGATGGACATGCTGACTCCATGTATCAGTTGTGTAGAGCCTGGATGCGTGGTAAGGACAGCGAACCGCCAGAACCGCAGCCAGTTATAGCACCGCCTGGTGACACCTCTTTG GATCTCCTCGTTATGCGTGACATCGTTGCACTGCCTCGAGCGCGATCACCGTATCCGGAAGAATCGGAATGGCCCGATAAGACGAATATCGATAAATTCGACTCGAAAATTGATCCTAACAATATGGCAGCATTGCGACAAGAGTATGCTAGGCACTGGAAGCAGGTCAAGGCTGG ATGGCGTGCACACACAAGAAGAC ACACG aacTGCCCGTCCACTACGGATCTGTTGCCGACTATCACGTACATATCACTGTTCTCATCATCTCACATTTACTCACATTTCTACGATActtga
- a CDS encoding hypothetical protein (NECATOR_CHRIII.G12806.T1) — translation MDADIGLIPQAVEEYVIPDGSLVGPGDGVEIVPSSEFVTPLSPTKRFGARLAEDAMIPPESPDMKFARDRLGTLLTSIRQGDAPFLNTCEKKQIIEPAELRRGPGRPRKIQNKDKQVVFELRGKPFSLRDGHADSMYQLCRAWMRGKDSEPPEPQPVIAPPGDTSLDLLVMRDIVALPRARSPYPEESEWPDKTNIDKFDSKIDPNNMAALRQEYARHWKQVKAGWRAHTRRRAQRYHRSIRLLETVYQINQENTT, via the exons ATGGATGCGGATATTGGCCTTATTCCGCAAGCGGTGGAGGAGTACGTGATTCCGGATGGATCCTTAGTCGGTCCAGGGGATGGTGTAGAAATTGTGCCATCCAGTGAATTCGTCACACCGTTGTCGCCAACGAAACGCTTCGG CGCACGCTTAGCCGAAGacgcgatgatcccacctgAGTCGCCCGACATGAAATTTGCTCGTGATCGCCTTGGAACACTTTTGACGTCAATTCGGCAAGGAGATGCGCCATTTCTAAATAcatgtgaaaagaaacaaat TATTGAACCAGCAGAACTTCGACGAGGTCCTGGACGtccgagaaaaattcaaaataaggaCAAAC aagttgtgTTTGAATTACGTGGAAAGCCATTCAGTCTTAGAGATGGACATGCTGACTCCATGTATCAGTTGTGTAGAGCCTGGATGCGTGGTAAGGACAGCGAACCGCCAGAACCGCAGCCAGTTATAGCACCGCCTGGTGACACCTCTTTG GATCTCCTCGTTATGCGTGACATCGTTGCACTGCCTCGAGCGCGATCACCGTATCCGGAAGAATCGGAATGGCCCGATAAGACGAATATCGATAAATTCGACTCGAAAATTGATCCTAACAATATGGCAGCATTGCGACAAGAGTATGCTAGGCACTGGAAGCAGGTCAAGGCTGG ATGGCGTGCACACACAAGAAGACGTGCTCAAAGATACCATAGAAGCATAAGGCTTTTGGAGACAGTATACCAGATTAATCAAGAAAATACCACCTGA
- a CDS encoding hypothetical protein (NECATOR_CHRIII.G12807.T1) — MTFFHFINCVTLAYAPYFIAYKYSGLNEYSSFWRCAQAGGGYFLTQLIKLLLLATFFPATDAEGFAILPELLKSSADVVDVIGMHIVMTHLLNGKGEVRFLAGGLGWGAAQSVASSFILFWVGARASAFSWRWIQMALDSSSDLILFVAMAALTWMATRAASRHLVFLLLTACVFHSFVYQLLFALFGVRGWLMVLTRFIYSAVIASGTFLAYSMAGNVSQKRD, encoded by the exons ATGACGTTTTTCCACTTCATAAACTGCGTCACGCTAGCAtatgcaccgtacttcatcgCCTACAAGTATTCAG GACTAAATGAGTACAGCTCATTTTGGCGTTGTGCTCAAGCTGGTGGTGGATATTTTTTAACACAGTTGATTAAGCTTTTATTGCTTGCTACATTTTTCCCGGCCACAGACGCTGAAGGTTTTGCCATACTCCCG gagCTTCTTAAAAGCAGCGCTGATGTTGTTGATGTAATTGGTATGCATATCGTGATGACCCATCTGCTAAATGGAAAAGGAGAG GTGCGATTTCTCGCAGGTGGGCTTGGATGGGGAGCCGCACAGTCAGTGGCAAGCAGTTTCATTCTCTTCTGGGTTGGAGCCAG GGCATCTGCATTTTCCTGGCGATGGATTCAGATGGCCTTGGATTCTTCCTCTGATCTGATATTGTTTGTGGCAATGGCGGCTTTGACATGGATGGCCACTAGAGCTGCGAGCAGACATTTAGTTTTTCTGCTCTTGACTGCATGTGTATTTCACTCATTTGTTTACCA ATTGCTTTTTGCGTTATTTGGAGTGCGTGGATGGCTAATGGTTCTGACTCGATTCATCTACTCAGCAGTTATCGCATCAGGGACATTTCTTGCCTATTCAATGGCGGGAAATGTTTCACAAAAGAGGGACTAA